One genomic region from uncultured Cohaesibacter sp. encodes:
- the flgI gene encoding flagellar basal body P-ring protein FlgI produces the protein MKTLSRCLAAVLCTLLLATSVNAAVRIKDVTSLEGMRDNQIIGYGLVVGLKGSGDTMRNSPFTEQSLQSMLDSMGVNVRDANLRTRNVAAVVVTANFPAFVKKGTKIDINVASLGDASSLSGGTLIATPMMGSDGKVYAVAQGGLAVAGFSEQGAAQSLQEGIATSGMIPNGAIVERELADDFINLRSFVLQLTNPDFNTAVRIADAINAFSRERYGLKLAKERDFRSVVLRKPGKISATRFIAQIERLVIQPDTPAKVVVDERTGTVVIGNHVQISTVAVTYGSMVVRITERPIASQPAPFSENGQTVVLPDTSIDVNQDGGSLSIIGGTDLQTIVSGLNRIGLRPSGVISILQTMKTVGALQAELVIQ, from the coding sequence ATGAAGACTCTCAGCAGATGCCTTGCGGCAGTCCTTTGTACTCTGTTGCTTGCGACCAGTGTCAATGCGGCCGTGCGCATCAAGGATGTGACCTCTCTGGAGGGCATGCGCGATAACCAGATCATCGGCTATGGGCTTGTCGTCGGGCTGAAGGGCTCAGGCGATACCATGCGCAACTCGCCCTTTACCGAGCAATCGCTACAATCCATGCTCGATAGCATGGGGGTCAATGTTCGCGATGCAAACCTCAGAACCCGCAATGTCGCCGCCGTTGTGGTAACAGCCAATTTTCCGGCCTTTGTCAAAAAGGGAACGAAAATAGATATCAATGTGGCCTCGCTGGGGGATGCATCGTCTCTCTCTGGCGGCACACTGATTGCAACGCCGATGATGGGATCCGATGGCAAGGTTTATGCTGTTGCACAAGGGGGGCTCGCTGTCGCCGGCTTTTCCGAACAGGGTGCTGCTCAATCCTTGCAGGAAGGGATTGCGACCTCTGGCATGATTCCCAATGGCGCCATCGTCGAGCGGGAACTGGCCGACGACTTTATCAATCTACGCTCTTTTGTGCTGCAACTGACCAATCCGGATTTCAACACGGCCGTGCGCATTGCCGACGCCATCAACGCTTTCTCGCGGGAACGGTATGGTTTGAAGCTGGCCAAGGAGCGGGATTTCCGCTCAGTCGTCCTGCGTAAGCCGGGCAAGATAAGTGCTACGCGCTTTATTGCCCAGATTGAAAGGCTGGTCATTCAGCCCGATACGCCGGCCAAGGTGGTTGTTGACGAACGCACGGGCACTGTCGTGATCGGAAACCATGTACAGATCTCCACCGTTGCGGTCACCTATGGCAGCATGGTGGTGCGCATAACCGAGAGACCGATAGCCAGTCAACCCGCGCCATTCTCGGAAAATGGGCAGACTGTCGTCTTGCCGGACACGAGCATTGATGTAAACCAGGATGGCGGCTCCCTGTCCATCATCGGAGGGACGGACTTGCAGACCATCGTCAGTGGTCTCAACCGGATTGGGCTCAGACCGTCAGGTGTGATCTCTATCCTCCAGACCATGAAAACGGTAGGGGCTTTGCAAGCAGAACTTGTAATCCAGTAG
- a CDS encoding response regulator transcription factor: MIVLIEQRELVSDGYTAGFQREGVPSIGIVPQEFGSWVTSLSDTDINAVEAFLLGDCEERIRYPGLIRSRCRKTPLIALNDKTSLEQTLDLFAAGFDDVVSKPIHVKEILVRAAVISRRAGVEAEMQHEEGDVRVYFDGRSPEICGEALELPRRERRILEYLVKNRDRRVSRAQIYNAVYGLLNEDVEETVVESHISKLRKKLKLRLGYDPIDSKRYLGYMFNALTEQG; encoded by the coding sequence ATGATCGTACTAATTGAACAACGAGAGCTGGTGTCTGACGGCTATACCGCCGGATTTCAGCGTGAAGGGGTGCCATCCATCGGTATTGTTCCGCAGGAGTTTGGCAGCTGGGTGACCAGTCTCTCCGATACAGATATCAATGCGGTTGAAGCTTTCCTTTTGGGGGATTGTGAGGAGAGGATCAGGTATCCGGGCCTCATTCGCTCCCGTTGCCGCAAAACCCCTCTTATCGCACTGAATGATAAAACTTCTCTGGAACAGACCCTGGATCTGTTTGCGGCCGGTTTTGATGACGTGGTTAGCAAACCCATCCATGTAAAAGAAATCCTCGTCAGGGCTGCTGTGATCAGCCGTCGAGCAGGAGTGGAAGCTGAAATGCAGCATGAAGAAGGTGATGTCCGTGTCTATTTCGACGGACGGTCTCCGGAGATTTGCGGTGAAGCACTGGAGCTTCCCCGTCGCGAGCGACGCATTCTGGAATATCTCGTCAAGAACAGGGATCGCCGCGTCAGCCGTGCCCAGATCTACAATGCAGTCTATGGACTGCTGAACGAAGATGTCGAAGAAACCGTCGTGGAAAGCCATATCAGCAAGTTGCGCAAGAAACTGAAGCTGCGGCTTGGATATGACCCGATCG